Proteins encoded in a region of the Mycolicibacterium duvalii genome:
- a CDS encoding CoA transferase: MGVSHREYLAPEQEPVAGISVVSLEQAVAAPYATRQLADLGARVVKVERPRGGDFARGYDHTVRGESSYFFWVNRGKESPAVDLKHPMTC, encoded by the coding sequence GTGGGAGTATCGCACCGTGAGTATCTCGCGCCGGAGCAGGAGCCGGTCGCGGGCATCAGCGTCGTGAGCCTCGAGCAGGCCGTGGCCGCGCCGTACGCGACCCGACAGCTCGCTGACCTCGGCGCCCGTGTCGTGAAAGTCGAACGACCACGTGGCGGCGACTTCGCCCGCGGCTACGACCACACCGTCCGAGGCGAATCGAGCTATTTCTTCTGGGTCAACCGCGGCAAGGAGTCGCCGGCCGTCGATCTCAAGCACCCTATGACCTGTTGA
- a CDS encoding CaiB/BaiF CoA transferase family protein, protein MGPGPHAAMMLADLGAEVTRVQRPGGAVAGHRGRRVVAADLKNPDELAAVRELIDRADVLLEGFRPGVTERLGLGPDECARLNPRLIYARVTGWGQTGPRAQQAGHDINYIGLTGLLHAMGAPDRPPPPPLNLVGDYGGGSLFAVVGVLAALIERQNSGRGQVVDAAIVNGASMLGHVVWSMLADGRWSDERGANAFDGSAPFYSTYECADGRYVAVGALEPAFYAELLRLLDIDPTTLGPQRDPAGWPAMRRVLSERFGAHPRNHWSQLFADSDACVTPVLTATEAMDDPHLKARNIFVDVGGTLQPAPAPLFSRTPAPTPKPGADGPLTTTRRPPSR, encoded by the coding sequence ATGGGCCCCGGCCCGCATGCCGCCATGATGCTGGCCGACCTCGGCGCAGAGGTGACCCGCGTGCAGCGACCCGGGGGCGCGGTCGCGGGCCACCGCGGCAGGCGAGTCGTGGCCGCGGACCTGAAGAATCCAGACGAACTCGCCGCGGTGCGTGAACTCATCGACAGAGCCGACGTTCTCCTCGAGGGGTTTCGCCCCGGGGTCACCGAGCGACTTGGCCTGGGTCCAGACGAGTGCGCACGGCTCAACCCGCGTCTGATCTACGCCCGGGTCACGGGATGGGGGCAGACTGGTCCCCGCGCCCAGCAGGCCGGGCACGACATCAACTACATCGGTCTTACCGGCTTGCTGCACGCTATGGGTGCCCCGGACCGGCCGCCACCGCCGCCGCTCAACCTCGTCGGTGACTACGGAGGGGGCTCGCTGTTCGCGGTCGTCGGCGTGCTCGCCGCCCTGATCGAGCGCCAGAATTCCGGGCGCGGGCAGGTCGTCGACGCCGCCATAGTCAACGGAGCTTCGATGCTGGGCCACGTGGTGTGGTCGATGCTGGCCGACGGACGTTGGTCGGATGAGCGGGGGGCCAATGCATTTGATGGCTCGGCGCCGTTCTACAGCACCTACGAGTGCGCCGACGGCCGTTACGTGGCGGTTGGCGCACTGGAGCCGGCGTTCTATGCCGAGTTGCTTCGACTGCTGGACATCGATCCAACCACTCTTGGTCCGCAACGTGACCCCGCGGGTTGGCCGGCGATGCGGCGGGTGCTGTCCGAGCGGTTCGGTGCGCATCCCCGCAACCACTGGTCGCAGCTGTTCGCCGACAGCGATGCTTGCGTCACGCCGGTGTTGACCGCCACCGAAGCCATGGATGATCCACATCTGAAGGCGCGCAACATCTTCGTCGACGTCGGAGGAACACTCCAGCCGGCACCGGCGCCGCTGTTTTCCCGCACGCCTGCGCCTACCCCGAAGCCGGGCGCGGACGGCCCACTCACGACGACGCGGCGACCGCCATCCCGGTGA
- a CDS encoding CoA transferase, whose amino-acid sequence MGQPRQGVAGRRSQAPYDLLIQAEAGLLSVTGSPGNLARTGVSIADIAAGMFTFSGILTALYTRAMTGVVRPVSVSLFDALVEWMSQPLYYGRYGGTPPLLTGARHPTIAPVWAAHFP is encoded by the coding sequence CTGGGTCAACCGCGGCAAGGAGTCGCCGGCCGTCGATCTCAAGCACCCTATGACCTGTTGATCCAGGCCGAAGCCGGACTGTTGTCCGTGACGGGCTCGCCGGGCAACTTGGCGCGAACCGGTGTGTCCATCGCCGACATCGCCGCCGGGATGTTCACCTTTTCGGGCATCCTCACCGCGCTCTACACGCGGGCCATGACCGGCGTGGTTCGGCCGGTGTCGGTGTCGCTGTTCGACGCGCTGGTGGAGTGGATGTCACAGCCCCTCTACTACGGCCGCTACGGAGGCACTCCGCCTCTACTCACGGGAGCGCGCCACCCGACGATTGCGCCGGTATGGGCCGCTCATTTCCCGTGA